The following is a genomic window from candidate division WOR-3 bacterium.
CACTCGCTCGAGCACGTCCTGACGACCGCCCACGCCGACGCCGGCAAGATCATCGTCGTCGACGGAGTCTTTTCAGTCGAAGGCGACCTCGCCCCGCTCGACCAGATGGTTCCGCTTGCCCACAAACACGGGGCGCGTTTGATGGTCGACGAGGCCCACGCCGTAGGAGTGATGGGCAAGAACGGGCGCGGCACGGCCGAGCACTTCGGGGTCGAGGACAAGGTCGACCTGATCATGGGCACCTTCTCCAAGACATTCGCCTCGATCGGCGGCTATGTCGTCGGCGACTCGGAAGAGATGTCGTTCATCCGCCACCAGGCACGTACCGTCCTCTTCTCTGCCGCCATCCCGGCCGCGGCGACGGCCACGGTCATCGAGACTCTCCGGCTCCTCCAGGCCGAACCCGAGCGCCGCGAGCATCTCTGGAAGAACACCCGCCGGATGAGTTCCGGCCTGCGCGCGATGGGTTACAACCTGGGGACCTCGGTGACTCCCATCATGCCCATGCACATCGGTGACGACGTCCGGACCATGACCTTCTGGCGGGGGCTATACGACGCCGGCATCTTCACGAACGCCTTCGTCCCGCCCGGCGTCCCGCCCGGACGTTCGCTCATACGGACTGCAGTCATGGCGACGCACACCGACGCGGACATGGATGAAGCTCTCGAGAAGTTCGAGAAGGTTGGCCGAAAGTGCGGAATCATAGCCTAGGTCGTGGTTAGGGTCCAACCGGTCGGATCCGGCGCGGACCTCGACCGGTTCGTCAAGCTGCCTTTCCGGCTGTACCGCAACGACCCGAACTGGGTCCCGCCGCTCATCTCCGACACCAAGCGCACCCTCACGCCCGGCCGCAACCCTTTCTGGAACCACGCTGAACGTGACCTCTTTCTGGCCATGCGCGACGGTACGGTCGTCGGCCGCATCGCCGCCATCGTCGACCGCAACCACAACGACTACCACCGGTCAAAGCTCGCGTTCTTCGGCCATTTCGAAGCCGAGGACGACCAGGAGGTCGCCGGTGCGCTTTTCGCCGCCGTCGACGACTTCGCCCGGGCCCGGGGACTGACCGACGTCTATGGACCAGCGAACCCTTCGCTCAACGACGAAGTGGC
Proteins encoded in this region:
- a CDS encoding pyridoxal phosphate-dependent aminotransferase family protein; this encodes MDIFDKCREFAKIVQQAKDNDYYPYFTPISSEPDRRVIIHGRELLMMGSNNYLGLTTHPQVKEAAIAAIRKYGSGCTGSRFGNGTLDIHVELEEKLAAFYNRAECVVFSTGYSANLGAISALVRRGDVAITDRLDHASIVDGCQMSYGTVKRFVHNDMHSLEHVLTTAHADAGKIIVVDGVFSVEGDLAPLDQMVPLAHKHGARLMVDEAHAVGVMGKNGRGTAEHFGVEDKVDLIMGTFSKTFASIGGYVVGDSEEMSFIRHQARTVLFSAAIPAAATATVIETLRLLQAEPERREHLWKNTRRMSSGLRAMGYNLGTSVTPIMPMHIGDDVRTMTFWRGLYDAGIFTNAFVPPGVPPGRSLIRTAVMATHTDADMDEALEKFEKVGRKCGIIA